The DNA sequence CGATAAGTATTATCAAGTATTTAAAAAGGGTTATGGACAATTAAAAGATATCTATAAGGATCTTGCAGAGTTATAAAGAGTAAAATCAATGCGTAAATGGCAAGCACGTTAAGTGCTTGCCATTTGGGTTTTATTATCCAAAAAAAAGTTTAACAAGTGCAGTTACTTTAGGATTTGAAACGCTATAAGTTATTTCGAGTCCGTTTCTGGAGCCTGTAATAATACCGCAGCTTTTCAACTTTGCTAGATGCTGGGAAATAGTTGACTGAGGCATATTTAAACAAGAATGAATGTTTGTTACATTACTGCCACCCATCTCAAGAAGACCTCTTACAATGCAAAGCCTGATGGGATGAGAGAGGGCTTTAAGCAATTCAGCTGCATCTTCGTATTGTTTTGGATTCTCTAAGAAACTATCTTTAGTATTCATCAAACACCTCCCTATATTATAATGTAATGATATATAGATAATAGAATGTAACACATCAACTGTCAATACAGACTACTAAGTTTTTAAAAAATTCTTATAAAAAGACATCCTAAAAGATCATTTGATCTTTTAGGATGTCTTTTTTACTACTTAAGTAAACTTTTAGCAGCAGATACAACGTTATTGGTTGTAAAGCCATGTTTTTCAAATATA is a window from the Cellulosilyticum sp. I15G10I2 genome containing:
- a CDS encoding ArsR/SmtB family transcription factor, coding for MNTKDSFLENPKQYEDAAELLKALSHPIRLCIVRGLLEMGGSNVTNIHSCLNMPQSTISQHLAKLKSCGIITGSRNGLEITYSVSNPKVTALVKLFFG